The nucleotide sequence ACGCGGGCCCGTGCCGGTGGAGCCGCGCGACTCCCTCGAGACCGTCCGCATCGTCGAGCTCGCGCACCGGCGGACCGCGGGCGACGAGGACTGAGCGCGGAGCGCCCGTAGACTGGGGGCCGCCTTTCCCGGCGACGCCGGCATCCGCCGGCCGGTCGCCGTCCGCCGACCGGGCACCCAGTCCGGCCCCACCTAGGAGCAAACGTGGCAACCCCCTCGCGTCTCGACCCGGTCATCAACCTCGCCAAGCGGCGCGGGTTCGTCTTCCAGGCGGGTGAGATCTACGGCGGCTCCCGCTCCGCGTGGGACTACGGGCCGCTCGGCGTGGCGCTGAAGGAGAACATCAAGCGCCAGTGGTGGCAGACCATGGTCAACGGCCGCGACGACGTCGTGGGCCTCGACTCCTCGGTGATCCTGCCCCGCCGCGTGTGGGAGGCGTCCGGCCACGTCGAGGTCTTCAGCGACCCGCTCGTCGAGTCGCTGCACACGCACAAGCGCTACCGCGCCGACCACCTCCTCGAGGCGTACGAGGCGAAGCACGGCCACCCGCCGGTCAACGGCCTCGCCGACATCAAGGACCCGGACACCGGCCAGCCCGGATCCTGGACCGAGCCGCAGAACTTCTCGGGCCTCCTGAAGACCTTCCTCGGCCCCGTCGACAACCAGGAGGGCATGCACTACCTCCGCCCCGAGACCGCGCAGGGCATCTTCGTCAACTTCGCGAACGTCCTGAGCGCCGCGCGCCAGAAGCCGCCGTTCGGCATCGGCCAGATCGGCAAGAGCTTCCGCAACGAGATCACGCCGCAGAACTGGATCTTCCGCACGCGCGAGTTCGAGCAGATGGAGATGGAGTTCTTCGTCGAGCCCGGCACCGACGCCGAGTGGCACCAGTACTGGATCGACGCCCGCTACGCCTGGTACACCGACCTCGGCATCGACCCCGAGAACCTCCGCCTCTTCGAGCACCCGCAGGAGAAGCTCTCGCACTACTCCACCCGCACGGTCGACATCGAGTACCGCTTCGGCTTCGCCGGCGGCGCGTGGGGCGAGCTCGAGGGCATCGCGAACCGCACCGACTACGACCTGCGCACGCACTCCGAGGCGTCCGGCCAGGACCTCTCCTACTTCGACCAGACCAAGAACGAGCGCTGGATCCCGTACGTCATCGAGCCCGCGGCCGGCCTCACCCGGTCGATGATGGCGTTCCTGGTCGACGCGTACCACGAGGACGAGGCCCCCAACGCGAAGGGCGGCGTGGACAAGCGCACGGTCCTCCGCCTCGACCGCCGGCTCGCGCCCGTCAAGGTCGCCGTGCTGCCGCTGTCGCGCAACGAGAAGCTGTCGCCGGTCGCGCGCGAGCTCGCCGCGGAGCTGCGCAAGGTCTGGAACATCGAGTTCGACGACGCGGGCGCGATCGGCCGCCGCTACCGCCGCCAGGACGAGATCGGCACGCCGTTCTGCGTCACGGTCGACTTCGACACCCTCGACGACCGCGCCGTCACCGTGCGCGAGCGCGACACCATGGCGCAGGAGCGCATCCCGCTCGACGACCTCATGGGGTACCTCGCGGGGCAGCTCATCGGGGCCTGATCCGCTCCACCCGCACGGCCGATCCGCCGTCCCTCGCCCGCCTCGCGCGGGTCAGGGGCGGCGGATCGTCAGCTCGTCCGTGATGTCGCCGACGGTCGCGCCGAGCGCGGCGACCAGCGCGTCGGCGTCGACGAGCGCCGAGACGCCGTGCTCGCCGCCGCCCATGCCGATCCGCCGGCCGGCGACGCGCTCGTCCGCGTAGACGGGCAGCTCCCCGTCCGCGCCGAGGGGCGTGATGCTGCCGCGCTCGTAGCCCGTGGCCTCGAGCGCCACCTCGGGGGACGGCATCGAGAGCTTGTTGACGCCGACGAGCGCGCGCAGCTTCGGCCAGCTGATCTGCCGGTCGCCCGGCACGAGCGCGATGAGCAGCCCGCCGTCGTGGCGCTTCACCACGAGCGACTTCACGAGGTGGGACGGCGCGATGCCGAGTCCGCGGGCCGCCTCCTCGAGGGATCCCGCGTCCGGGCGGTCGACGACCTGGACGTCCATTCCGAGGCGGGCGGCGTGGGCGAGCACGCGGTCGCGTCCGCGCGGAGCGGCGGCGTCGGATGCGGGCGGGACGGGGGACGGGGTGCTGTCGGCCATGCTCGGGCAACACCGGGGGAATGCCCGGGCTTCCCGACCGGTTGCCCACCCGTGACCGACTCCTCCGCCCCCGCCCTGCCCGCCATCCGCGTCGACGTCTGGTCGGACATCGCCTGCCCGTGGTGCTACGTCGGCAAGCGCCGCTTCGAGGCCGGCGCTCGCGCCTTCCAGTCGCGGACGCCCGGTGCACCGGAGATCGCGATCACCTACCGCTCCTTCGAGCTCGCACCCGACACCCCGGTCGACTTCCAGGGCACCGAGGTCGACTTCCTCGCGGGCCACAAGGGCATCCCTGCCGACCGCGTCGCCACGATGCTCGAGGACATGACCCGGCTCGCCGCCGCCGAGGGCCTCGCCTACGACTACGACGCGCTGCAGCACACCAACACGGTCCTCGCGCACGAGCTGCTGCACCTGGCTCGCGAGCGCGGCGTGCAACTCGAGATGGTCGAGCGGTTGCTGAAGGCGTACTTCACCGAGGGCCGGCACGTGGGACGCGTTCCCGACCTCGTCGACCTCGCGGTCGAGGTCGGCCTCGACGCCGACGAGGTGCGCGAGGCCCTTGAGACGCACCGCCACCTCGACGACGTCCGCGCCGACCAGGCGCAGGCCGTGGCGTACGGGATCCAGGGCGTGCCCTTCTTCGTCATCGACGAGCGCTTCGGCATCTCCGGCGCGCAGGACCCGACGGTGTTCGCGTCCGCCCTGGGCGAGGCGCTGGCGGCACGCGACGGCGACACGGTCCGCGTCGTCGCGGGCGAGGAGGCGACCCGATGAGCGCGGCTCCCGCCACGGGGGCGGTGCCCGTCGCGACGCCCCTGCTGGCGATGCTCGGATCCGCGGACGCCGCCGCCTGCGAGGGCGACGCGTGCCTCGTGCCCGGGGCGACCGCCGCCGCGCCCGACGCGTCCGCCGACGCCTCCCCGGCCGCCGACCTCGCGCGCGTCCGCGACGCCATAGACGCCGGCCGGGCCATCTGACCCGCCCTCCCCAGGCGCCCGCCGCCTGCTCCTCGCGGGGATCCCGCCCCGCGTCCGCCGCCCGCCGTCCCGTCTGGGAGAATCGAGCCGTCATGTCCTCTCCGACCCTCGTCCCCGTCCCCTCCGCGGCCGACGCGCCCGGCGCTCCCGCGAGCGCGCCCGCCGCCGAGCCCGCCCTCCGCATCGGCGGCATCCCGCTCGACGTCCCCGTCGTGCTCGCGCCCATGGCGGGCATCACCAACACCGCGTTCCGACGGCTGTGCCGCGAGTTCGGCGCCGGCCTCTACGTCAGCGAGATGATCACGAGCCGCGCGCTCGTCGAGCGCACGCCCGAGTCCATGCGGCTCATCACGCACCACCCGTCGGAGAAGGTGCGCTCCATCCAGCTCTACGGGGTGGATCCGAAGACCGTGCGCGAGGCCGTCACCATGCTCGTCGCGGAGGACCGCGCCGACCACATCGACCTCAACTTCGGCTGCCCGGTCGCCAAGGTCACGCGCAAGGGCGGCGGAGCGGCCCTCCCGTGGAAGCTCGGGCTCTTCACCGACATCGTCGAGGGCGCCGTGAAGGCCGCGGGCGACATCCCCCTCACGGTCAAGATGCGCAAGGGCATCGACGCCGACCACCTCACCTACCTCGAGGCCGGGCGCGCAGCCGAGGGCGCGGGCGTCGCCTCCATCGCGCTGCACGCGCGCACCGCCGCCGACTACTACAGCGGGCACGCCGACTGGTCGGCGATCGCGAAGCTCAAGCAGGCCATCGAGAGCGTGCCCGTGCTCGGCAACGGCGACATCTGGGCCGCGGAGGACGCCATCCGGATGATGGACGAGACGGGCGCCGACGGCGTCGTCGTCGGCCGCGGCTGCCTCGGCCGCCCCTGGCTCTTCGGCGACCTGGCCGCCGCGTTCCACGCGCGCGCCGCCGGCCTCGATCCCGCCGACACGCCCCGCGCGCACCCGACGCAGGGCCAGGTCGCCGACACGTTCCGCCGCCACGTCGAGCTCCTCGCCGAGTTCTTCGAGAGCGAGGAGCGCGGCTGCCGGGACGCGCGCAAGCACGTCGCCTGGTACTTCAAGGGCTACCCCGTCGGCGGCGACCTGCGGGCCGCGCTCGCGTCGGCGTCCTCGCTGGAGGAGATCGACGGCCTGCTCGCCACGCTCGACCGCGACCAGCCCTACCCGGGCGCCGGGGCCGAGGGCGCGCGTGGCCGCCAGGGCAGCATGAAGCGCACGGCGCTGCCGGACCGCTGGCTCGAGAGCCGCGACATCGACGCGCGGGATGCGATGGAGATCGCGGACGGGGAGATCCACAACAGTGGCGGTTGAGAGCACGACGACGAGGTCCACGTACAGCGAGACCGACGCGGAGCGCTGGTACCCGGAGCAGCACTCATCGCGCCGGAGCGACTTCGCTCGCGACCGCGCCCGGCTCCTGCACTCCAGCGCGCTCCGCCGCCTGGCCGCCAAGACGCAGGTGCTGAGCCCCATGGCCGGCCTCGACTTCGCCCGCAACCGCCTCACGCACTCCCTCGAGGTGGCGCAGGTGGGGCGGGAGCTCGCCTCCAGCCTCGACCTGGATCCCGACGTGGTCGACACCGCGTGCCTCGCGCACGACATCGGCCACCCGCCCTTCGGCCACAACGGCGAGCGGGCGCTCAACGACTGGGCGTCCGACGTCGGCGGCTTCGAGGGCAACGCGCAGACGCTGCGGCTGCTCACGCGGCTCGAGCCCAAGGTCATCGGGCCGGAGGGGCGCCCGTACGGCCTCAACCTCACGCGCGCCAGCCTCGACGCGAGCTGCAAGTACCCGTGGCCGAGCTCGCAGTCGGTGCCCGACCCGTCCGGCCGCGGCAAGTTCGGCTTCTACGACGACGACGTGGCGGCGTTCGAGTGGCTGCGCGAGGGCGCGCCCACGGGCCGCCGCTGCATCGAGGCCGAGGTCATGGACCTCAGCGACGACATCGCCTACTCCGTGCACGACTTCGAGGACGCCATCGTCGGCGGCTACGTCGACGTGCGCGCGCTCGGCGCCCGGGTCGACCACGAGGAGCTCGTCGACTCGATGGTCGCGTGGATCGGCGGCGCGCACTCGCACGAGGAGCTCATCCAGGCCTTCGACCGGCTCGACTCCCTCGACGTGTGGGTGGACGAGTACGACGGCGGCCGCGGCGCGCAGGCGGCGCTGAAGGACCTCACGAGCCAGCTCATCGGCCGGTTCGCGGGCGCCGCGACGCAGCTCACGCGGGCCACCCACACCGACCGCAGCCTCATCCGCTTCGGCGCGCACGTCGTGGTGCCGCGCGCCATCCAGGCGGAGATCGCCGTGCTCAAGGGCATCGTCGCGGCGTTCGTCATGTCGAAGAACACGCGCCAGCCCATCTACGCCCGCCAGCGCGAGGTGCTCGCGGGCCTCGCCGACGCGCTGCACGCGCGCGGCGCCGACGAGCTCGACCCCGGCTTCGCGGGCGACTGGCACGAGGCAGCGGACGACGGCGCGCGCAAGCGCGTCATCGTCGACCAGGTCGCCAGCCTCACCGACCAGTCGGCCATCGCCTGGTACGAGCGCCTGTGCGCGCGGCCCGTCTTCTGATGCCCGCGGGGCGCGGCATCCGGCCGGGATCAGCCGGGGACCCCGGACGTAGGATGAGCCGATGGCACTGATCCGCAAGAGCGACATCGACGAGGTCCGCTCCCGGGTCAACCTGGGCGACGTGGTGGGAGAGTACGTCACACTCAAGTCCGCCGGCGTCGGATCCCTCAAGGGCCTCTGCCCGTTCCACGACGAGCGCACGCCGAGCTTCCACGTGCGGCCCCAGGTCGGCTTCTACCACTGCTTCGGCTGCGGCGAGGGCGGCGACGTCTACACGTTCCTGCAGCGGATGGACCACGTGACGTTCGCCGAGGCCGTCGAGCGCATGGCCCAGCGGATCGGCTACCAGCTGCACTACGAGGACGGCCAGGCCGCCACCGACCAGGGCAACCGCTCGCGGCTCCTCGGCGCGAACGAGGCGGCCGCGGAGTTCTTCGTCGAGCAGCTGGGATCCGAGGAGGCGGAGATCGGCCGCACCTTCCTCGGGGAGCGCGGCTTCGACCAGGGCGCGGCGCAGCGCTTCGGCGTCGGCTTCGCCCCGCAGAGCTGGGACGCGCTGTCCTCGCACCTCAAGGCCAAGGGCTACACGGAGGCCGAGCTCGTGACCGCGGGCCTCCTCAGCCAGGGCGACCGCGGCGCCTACGACCGGTTCCGCGGCCGGCTGGTGTGGCCCATCCGCGACCTGACCGGCGCCACGGTCGGCTTCGGCGCGCGCCGCCTGCGCGAGGACGACAAGGGCCCGAAGTACCTCAACACCCCCGAGACGCCCGTCTACCACAAGAGCTCGGTGCTCTACGGGCTCGACCTCGCCAAGCGCGACGTGAGCCGCGGCCGCCAGGTCGTCGTGGTCGAGGGCTACACCGACGTGATGGCCTGCCACCTCGCGGGGATCACGACGGCGGTCGCCACGTGCGGCACCTCGTTCGGCGTCGACCACATCAAGGTGCTCCGCCGCGTGCTCGGCGACGACAGCGGGCTCGGCGAGGTCGTCTTCACCTTCGACCCCGACGCGGCCGGGCAGAAGGCCGCCATGCGCGCGTTCTCCGAGGAGCGCCGGTTCGCCGCGCAGACCTACGTCGCGGTCGGCCCCGAGGGGCTGGATCCCTGCGACCTGCGCCTCACGCGCGGCGACGACGCCGTGCGTCGCATGATCCAG is from Clavibacter sp. A6099 and encodes:
- the dusB gene encoding tRNA dihydrouridine synthase DusB gives rise to the protein MSSPTLVPVPSAADAPGAPASAPAAEPALRIGGIPLDVPVVLAPMAGITNTAFRRLCREFGAGLYVSEMITSRALVERTPESMRLITHHPSEKVRSIQLYGVDPKTVREAVTMLVAEDRADHIDLNFGCPVAKVTRKGGGAALPWKLGLFTDIVEGAVKAAGDIPLTVKMRKGIDADHLTYLEAGRAAEGAGVASIALHARTAADYYSGHADWSAIAKLKQAIESVPVLGNGDIWAAEDAIRMMDETGADGVVVGRGCLGRPWLFGDLAAAFHARAAGLDPADTPRAHPTQGQVADTFRRHVELLAEFFESEERGCRDARKHVAWYFKGYPVGGDLRAALASASSLEEIDGLLATLDRDQPYPGAGAEGARGRQGSMKRTALPDRWLESRDIDARDAMEIADGEIHNSGG
- a CDS encoding deoxyguanosinetriphosphate triphosphohydrolase; amino-acid sequence: MAVESTTTRSTYSETDAERWYPEQHSSRRSDFARDRARLLHSSALRRLAAKTQVLSPMAGLDFARNRLTHSLEVAQVGRELASSLDLDPDVVDTACLAHDIGHPPFGHNGERALNDWASDVGGFEGNAQTLRLLTRLEPKVIGPEGRPYGLNLTRASLDASCKYPWPSSQSVPDPSGRGKFGFYDDDVAAFEWLREGAPTGRRCIEAEVMDLSDDIAYSVHDFEDAIVGGYVDVRALGARVDHEELVDSMVAWIGGAHSHEELIQAFDRLDSLDVWVDEYDGGRGAQAALKDLTSQLIGRFAGAATQLTRATHTDRSLIRFGAHVVVPRAIQAEIAVLKGIVAAFVMSKNTRQPIYARQREVLAGLADALHARGADELDPGFAGDWHEAADDGARKRVIVDQVASLTDQSAIAWYERLCARPVF
- a CDS encoding glycine--tRNA ligase translates to MATPSRLDPVINLAKRRGFVFQAGEIYGGSRSAWDYGPLGVALKENIKRQWWQTMVNGRDDVVGLDSSVILPRRVWEASGHVEVFSDPLVESLHTHKRYRADHLLEAYEAKHGHPPVNGLADIKDPDTGQPGSWTEPQNFSGLLKTFLGPVDNQEGMHYLRPETAQGIFVNFANVLSAARQKPPFGIGQIGKSFRNEITPQNWIFRTREFEQMEMEFFVEPGTDAEWHQYWIDARYAWYTDLGIDPENLRLFEHPQEKLSHYSTRTVDIEYRFGFAGGAWGELEGIANRTDYDLRTHSEASGQDLSYFDQTKNERWIPYVIEPAAGLTRSMMAFLVDAYHEDEAPNAKGGVDKRTVLRLDRRLAPVKVAVLPLSRNEKLSPVARELAAELRKVWNIEFDDAGAIGRRYRRQDEIGTPFCVTVDFDTLDDRAVTVRERDTMAQERIPLDDLMGYLAGQLIGA
- a CDS encoding DsbA family oxidoreductase: MTDSSAPALPAIRVDVWSDIACPWCYVGKRRFEAGARAFQSRTPGAPEIAITYRSFELAPDTPVDFQGTEVDFLAGHKGIPADRVATMLEDMTRLAAAEGLAYDYDALQHTNTVLAHELLHLARERGVQLEMVERLLKAYFTEGRHVGRVPDLVDLAVEVGLDADEVREALETHRHLDDVRADQAQAVAYGIQGVPFFVIDERFGISGAQDPTVFASALGEALAARDGDTVRVVAGEEATR
- a CDS encoding aminoacyl-tRNA deacylase, whose protein sequence is MADSTPSPVPPASDAAAPRGRDRVLAHAARLGMDVQVVDRPDAGSLEEAARGLGIAPSHLVKSLVVKRHDGGLLIALVPGDRQISWPKLRALVGVNKLSMPSPEVALEATGYERGSITPLGADGELPVYADERVAGRRIGMGGGEHGVSALVDADALVAALGATVGDITDELTIRRP
- the dnaG gene encoding DNA primase, with the translated sequence MALIRKSDIDEVRSRVNLGDVVGEYVTLKSAGVGSLKGLCPFHDERTPSFHVRPQVGFYHCFGCGEGGDVYTFLQRMDHVTFAEAVERMAQRIGYQLHYEDGQAATDQGNRSRLLGANEAAAEFFVEQLGSEEAEIGRTFLGERGFDQGAAQRFGVGFAPQSWDALSSHLKAKGYTEAELVTAGLLSQGDRGAYDRFRGRLVWPIRDLTGATVGFGARRLREDDKGPKYLNTPETPVYHKSSVLYGLDLAKRDVSRGRQVVVVEGYTDVMACHLAGITTAVATCGTSFGVDHIKVLRRVLGDDSGLGEVVFTFDPDAAGQKAAMRAFSEERRFAAQTYVAVGPEGLDPCDLRLTRGDDAVRRMIQGKKPMFEFAIKQILADHDLDTVEGRVAALRAAAPVVADIRDPSLRPGYARELAGWLGMDLTEVGRAVQTAGRSMPADGADRSGGSPQGRHAQGGHGPDDDGTGDASRSMSLMDLPTDLATRLERDALMAMLQHPELVGNDLVMRAAQVTFVNESLAVVRDGVIGSMDALGGADWLSRVALEVPESFATLVKQLGVAPLPNRGDADKLAVYVKGVTAELVGRDLLRRKADLIGRLQRTDATHERERYQEIQRELMQVEAERRALRE